A section of the Halichoerus grypus chromosome 11, mHalGry1.hap1.1, whole genome shotgun sequence genome encodes:
- the RNF141 gene encoding RING finger protein 141, which translates to MGQQISDQTQLVLNKLPEKVAKHVTLVRESGSLTYEEFLGRVAELNDITAKVASGQEKHLLFEVQPGSDSSAFWKVVVRVVCTKINKSTGIVEASRIMNLYQFIQLYKDITSQASGVLAQSSTSEDPDENSSSVTSCQASLWMGRVKQLTDEEECCICMDGRADLILPCAHSFCQKCIDKWSDRHRNCPICRLQMTGANESWVVSDAPTEDDMANYILNMADEAGQPHRP; encoded by the exons ATGGGACAGCAAATTTCAGATCAGACACAGTTGGTTCTTAACAAGTTACCAGAAAAAGTAGCAAAACATGTCACATTGGTTCGAGAAAGTGGCTCCTTAACTTACGAAGAATTTCTTGGGAGAGTAGCTGAACTTAATGATAT aactgCTAAAGTGGCTTCTGGCCAGGAAAAACATCTTCTCTTTGAGGTACAGCCTGGGTCTGATTCCTCTGCCTTTTGGAAAGTAGTTGTACGTGTGGTCTGTACCAAG attaACAAAAGTACTGGCATTGTAGAAGCATCACGGATCATGAATTTGTACCAGTTTATTCAGCTTTATAAAGACATCACAAGTCAAGCATCAGGAGTATTGGCCCAAAGCTCCACCTCTGAAGACCCTGATGAAAACTCATCATCTGTAACATCTTGTCAGGCTAGTCTTTGGATGGGAAG GGTGAAGCAGCTGACTGATGAGGAGGAGTGTTGTATCTGTATGGATGGTCGAGCTGACCTCATCCTGCCTTGTGCTCACAGCTTTTGTCAGAAATGCATTGATAAATG GAGTGATCGACACAGGAATTGCCCTATTTGTCGCCTACAGATGACTGGAGCAAATGAATCTTGGGTGGTGTCAGATGCACCCACTGAAGATGATATGGCTAACTATATTCTTAACATGGCCGATGAGGCAGGCCAGCCCCATAGGCCATGA